Proteins from a single region of Trichoderma asperellum chromosome 3, complete sequence:
- a CDS encoding uncharacterized protein (EggNog:ENOG41) → MPHSKGIQVTSEPEKFPPLPFYTHRPPTTWRSDMMQSIKRWLTMCCSSRAAHKTSDAAVWKLEEGSDKIDEDCEPLIEGESLSNTTGWETAKVTFPKHAAASFMMTGTSKAMREANYVL, encoded by the coding sequence ATGCCCCATTCGAAAGGCATCCAAGTCACTTCAGAACCGGAAAAGTTcccccctctccccttttACACCCACAGGCCTCCCACAACGTGGCGTTCAGACATGATGCAGTCCATCAAAAGGTGGCTCACCATGTGCTGTAGCAGCCGTGCAGCCCATAAGACGAGCGACGCCGCGGTTTGGAAACTAGAAGAAGGAAGTGACAAGATAGACGAGGACTGTGAACCGCTGATTGAAGGGGAGAGTCTGTCTAATACGACGGGGTGGGAGACGGCAAAGGTAACGTTTCCGAAGCATGCGGCTGCGTCGTTTATGATGACGGGGACATCGAAGGCGATGAGAGAGGCAAATTATGTGTTGTGA
- a CDS encoding uncharacterized protein (BUSCO:EOG092D3NFG) — translation MATEVKPLFRAVSTSPRPLYQLLRCIDFAQRVHVQITEDGIRFAADNSRVMQGVAFLDKALFSAYTVNFPPSEDGETPDYPNFQIPLSTFLEVLQIFGSVDVAARAQKADQDPYRSNIRNYRPNAFSNHTLGIAGTCTLLYAEEGDPFKIILEESGTKTTAGLTTYLPEMPEDIPFDRNDLTFKIIMSSRTLFDCIAEIIPAGPVKLTITATKTSPFLTLSCAGDIGSSSVDFARGKDLLETFSINDRWSQAYKFDFIRHASEAMRIASKVSLRGDSQGVLSLQFMVDVEGGKRSFLDFRFVPFATHDDGDEDDVEAEEYD, via the exons GTCTCCGCGGCCGCTCTATCAACTCCTTCGTTGTATAGACTTTGCACAAAGGGTTCACGTCCAGATTACCGAAGATGGGATCCGATTTGCGGCCGACAATTCACGGGTCATGCAAG GGGTTGCATTTTTAGACAAGGCTCTGTTTTCTGCATACACTGTGAACTTCCCCCCTtcggaagatggcgagactCCTGATTATCCTAATTTCCAAATCCCACTGTCGACATTTCTTGAAGTACTGCAAATCTTTGGATCGGTGGATGTGGCCGCTCGGGCTCAAAAGGCCGACCAAGACCCATACCGAAGTAACATTCGCAATTACAGGCCAAATGCGTTTAGCAACCACACTCTTGGCATAGCTGGAACTTGCACTTTGTTATATGCGGAAGAGGGCGATCCTTTCAAAATCATCCTCGAAGAGTCCGGCACCAAGACCACCGCAGGCCTGACAACCTACCTTCCCGAAATGCCAGAAGACATCCCTTTTGATCGTAACGACCTGACGTTCAAAATCATCATGTCATCTCGCACCTTGTTTGACTGCATCGCCGAAATCATACCCGCGGGACCCGTCAAGTTGACTATAACGGCCACTAAGACTTCACCGTTCTTGACCCTATCCTGTGCAGGAGATATAGGCAGCTCCAGCGTGGACTTTGCACGAGGAAAGGATCTCCTTGAAACGTTCAGCATCAACGACCGCTGGTCACAAGCGTACAAGTTTGACTTTATCAGACATGCCAGCGAGGCAATGCGTATTGCGAGCAAAGTCAGTCTTCGAGGGGACAGTCAGGGCGTCCTGAGCTTGCAATTTATGGTGGATGTGgaaggagggaaaaggagCTTTTTGGACTTTCGCTTTGTTCCGTTCGCCACGCATGATGAcggtgatgaagatgatgttgaAGCAGAAGAGTATGATTAA